In Betaproteobacteria bacterium, the following proteins share a genomic window:
- a CDS encoding tyrosine-type recombinase/integrase, whose product MSSTPSFPALLQRFFTQRLMQQRRASPHTIGSYRDSFRLLLHFAQARLGKPPTQLAFEQLDASLIAAFLADLQKGRGISPRSRNLRLTAIRSFFRYAAFEVPAHAEQIQRVLAIPSQRFTRVQVGFLTRPEIEALLAAPDPRTWSGRRDHTLLLLAVQCGLRQSELTALRRNALMLDTGAHIRTLGKGRKERATPLTRQTVAVLKAWLREIPDQDDAAVFPSVRGEPLSGHPLISEAGVARQQARGGGHLSPARVHLPSATR is encoded by the coding sequence ATGAGCTCGACGCCCAGTTTCCCCGCGCTGTTGCAGCGCTTCTTTACCCAGCGACTAATGCAGCAACGTCGCGCCAGCCCGCATACGATCGGTTCGTACCGGGACAGCTTTCGCCTGCTGCTGCACTTTGCGCAGGCGCGACTCGGTAAGCCACCGACTCAGCTGGCATTCGAACAGCTCGACGCATCGTTGATCGCCGCCTTCCTCGCCGATCTGCAGAAGGGACGGGGTATTTCGCCCCGTAGCCGTAACCTGCGGCTCACCGCCATCCGCTCCTTCTTCCGTTATGCGGCCTTTGAGGTACCGGCCCACGCGGAGCAGATCCAACGCGTCCTGGCCATCCCCAGCCAGCGCTTCACCCGCGTGCAGGTCGGCTTCCTGACCCGACCGGAAATCGAGGCCCTATTGGCCGCTCCCGATCCGCGCACCTGGTCCGGGCGGCGCGATCACACCCTATTGCTGCTCGCCGTCCAATGCGGGCTGCGTCAGTCCGAGCTCACCGCCCTGCGCCGCAATGCACTGATGCTCGACACAGGCGCGCATATCCGAACGCTGGGAAAGGGTCGCAAGGAACGCGCCACACCGCTGACCAGGCAGACCGTGGCCGTGCTGAAGGCATGGTTGCGGGAGATCCCCGACCAGGACGACGCGGCAGTGTTTCCGAGCGTACGCGGCGAGCCACTGAGCGGCCACCCGCTCATTTCTGAGGCGGGCGTTGCGCGCCAGCAGGCTCGAGGTGGCGGACATCTTTCGCCAGCTCGGGTCCATCTACCGTCGGCAACACGCTGA